The Streptomyces sp. NBC_01275 genome has a segment encoding these proteins:
- a CDS encoding CBS domain-containing protein — protein MWHRTVSDLMTTSVVRVGRDTSFKEIAKLLAEYDITAVPVVEDDERVVGVVSEADLLRKEAAQLDPAGLLPVLHTAPGTRTKAEATTAGGLMNSPAVTARPQWTAVEAAQVMERHRVKRLPVVDEADRLIGMISRADLLRVFLRGDSAIREEISGEVLLRTLGMTPGAITVRVVGGRVSLKGTVERKSLIPVVVRLCQGVDGVVDVSAELLHRVDDSSTAPEAGSRRAGLAT, from the coding sequence ATGTGGCACCGGACGGTGAGCGACCTCATGACCACATCGGTCGTCCGGGTGGGCCGGGACACCTCCTTCAAGGAGATCGCCAAACTGCTCGCCGAGTACGACATCACGGCCGTACCGGTCGTGGAGGACGACGAGCGGGTCGTGGGCGTGGTCTCCGAAGCGGACCTGCTGCGCAAGGAGGCCGCCCAGCTGGACCCGGCAGGTCTGCTGCCGGTCCTGCACACCGCGCCCGGCACCCGTACGAAAGCGGAGGCCACGACCGCCGGGGGGCTGATGAACAGCCCGGCCGTGACCGCAAGGCCGCAGTGGACGGCGGTGGAGGCCGCTCAGGTCATGGAGCGCCACCGTGTCAAACGGCTGCCGGTCGTCGACGAAGCCGACAGGCTGATCGGCATGATCAGCAGGGCCGACCTGCTCCGCGTCTTCCTGCGCGGCGACAGCGCCATCCGGGAGGAGATCTCCGGAGAGGTACTTCTGCGCACCCTCGGGATGACCCCCGGCGCGATCACCGTGCGGGTCGTCGGTGGGCGGGTGTCGCTGAAGGGCACCGTCGAGCGCAAGTCCCTCATCCCGGTCGTCGTACGCCTGTGCCAAGGCGTGGATGGCGTGGTCGATGTCTCCGCGGAGCTGCTCCACCGCGTCGACGACTCCTCCACGGCGCCGGAGGCCGGGTCACGCCGCGCCGGACTGGCCACCTGA